The genomic segment GgtcctttaataattaaaaatatagtatatttaaaaagtctttatattactacttaagtagttaactatatatattactttattataatttattcttatttattaagcctataagttaaaataataataataattaaaaaaaaagctttataaatcctataccgatttattaatatataataagttaaagagggatagctgtctaaatataaacgttctatttataatatttatttaagttaaaaaggagttagtaaataggggcttaggtagtataaactcgttattttattattacttaagtagcgctttaagtatagcttcgcttattaaactatttttaatccGGAGGTTtacgttcttatttatattaaagctaatatttaaggttattatagctaagaccgtagctcttaatacgagggccgggctatttaaagagctttataagtattctacatctacttattttttatataagcgctctttatacgttataataagatttttttttttaattattgttcttattcttataactttactaacttattacttattattcggtttaagtattaataaataagggtaggaggttcgttattttatttaaaatttattaatattttcagtaatacggtccttttatattattattatattatttatcttattacgcttcgtttttatattatttattaaagagaaagtaactctagggggtttaataaaaaaaagtcgtttttttattattattataataccgactacgctctcttattatatctcgtttttattaatattttaaatttctaacctagtcccttttataaatagagattttaaattattaataagtatataatataaaaaagaagtttatagaggttaattattattaaggtctaaaaaataaattattaaaatctaccctttttttaaggtatattactagcgctctatatatacctaagctactcctttattacttagtccccctctttataccccctaagctatcccttaactaacgaggcctgaccggcgaggcctgacACCGATGCACCTATGCAGAGGCTTATAATGTTAGTGTTTAATGTTTATAAGAGTGACCTCCTTCCAATTCATGGCACTTTCTGTCCGATCTCAATCCATAATTTACCTACTTCTTACACTCAGAGCCATTGAGAACACTGAGATGCGTTCGACTGTCTTTTCTGCGTTGCTTTGCGCTGGCCTTGCCTCCGCTGTAGCTAACACGTTTGGTAAGCTAATGATCGTATTCCAAACAGGCGGTGGAAGTGGCAGCTAACAATCATGAAGTTAACTGGGACACCGCCGTTTCGAAGGCCAATGCAATTCTAGCAGAACTTACCCTCGAAGAGAAAACGGCAATCGTCACCGGTGCGAACCCGCTGACCGGCCTTGGTTGCATCGGCAGCATTGGTGCAATCCCGCGTCTCAACTTCTCTGGCATCTGTTACTCAGACGGTTGGTCTGGCGTGAACCGTGCCGATCTTACAAGTGTGTTTCCAGCGGGTTTGACAGCTGCTGCAACTTGGGATGCGGACTTGATGTACCGTCGTGCGGTGGCCATCGGCGAAGAATTTCGAGCAAAGGGCATGCATGCTTGCTTAGGGTAAACCTTATCGTTCTCATGGAATAAAGCGTTCTTGTGCTAACATATTGAATTCAAGTCCCGTGGCAGGGCCACTCGCCCGTCATCCGCTTGGAGGTCGTGTCTGGGAGGGGTTTTCTCCCGATCCCTACCCCACCGGCATCGCGATGGATCGCTCTATTCGAGGCCTCCAAAGCGTGGGTGTTCAGTCAATCACGAAACACTTCATCGGCAACGAGCAAGAAACGCAACGCACTAATGTCACCCTTCCTGATGGATCCAACATCGACGCCGTATCTACCAACATGGACGACCGCACCCTTCACGAGCTCTACCTCTGGCCTTTCATGGATGCCATCAACGCGAAGCCTGCCGCAGTCATGTGTAGTTACAATCGTTTCAACCAGACATACACTTGCGAGCACTCGAAGCTGCTGACTGGTATTCTGCGGGATGAGCTCGGTTTTGAGGGGTACACCGTGTCTGATTGGTATGCCACACACTCAACTGCGGCCTCTATCAACGCTGGCCTGGATATGGAAATGCCTGGCACAACTGTACCCGGACAGGGTACTTCATGGTTCGGAAGCCACGTCAAAGATGCCGTTCAAGATGGCAGCGTTTCTACAAATCGCTTAGATGAGATGGTTCGTCGTATTTTGACGCAGTACTACCTCCTAGGCCAAGATGATAGCAGCTTCCCGAGCCTGGATCCTTCAACTCTCTCAGTCATCGCAACCCAGTATCAACAAAATTTAGGAGATCTTGTCAGCAACACTCCTGCCAGAGATGTACGTGGTGACCACGCGAAGCTCATCCGAGAAATAGGGGCCGCCGGTGTTGTCCTGCTCAAAAACAATGACACGCTGCCTCTCATGACTCCTATGAACATTGGTGTCTTTGGCAATGATGCTGGCGACTTGACGGACGGCTTGATCTACCAAGACCCTCCTGCAACGAACGTCGGGTTCGAGTACGGAACTTTAGACATTGGCGGGGGCTCTAGTAGCGTTCGCCATACGTACGTGGTTACCCCGCTGGACGCCATCAAGGAGCGAGCCAAGGGCTTTGGGGCTCGCCTGCAGTACATCCTCAACAATGAACGTCTCGCAGCTGGGGACTTCCATAGCATTTACCCCGTGCCCGATGTATGCATCGTCTTCCTCAAGACCTTTGCCGCAGAGGGATTCGACCGCGTCTCCTTTGAGGCAGATTGGAACTCCACAACAGTGGTCACCCAGGTTGCGAATATGTGCAACAATACTGTTGTGATCACCCATTCCGTTGGTGTCAACACCATGCCATGGGCTAGCCATCCTAATGTTCGCGCCATCATCGCCGCTCACCTGCCTGGCGAACAGACTGGTAATTCCATCGCTGACGTCCTCTGGGGCGACGTCAACCCATCTGGTAGACTGCCTTACACCATTCCAAAGACTGAAGCGGGCTATGACATCCCGGTTACGAACCTGACAAGCGATGAGGTTTCTTCTCCTGGTGCGTGGCAAGCCAACTTTACCGAGGGTCTAAATATCGACTATCGTCATTTCGACGCCGAGGGAATCGAGCCGCTGTACGAGTTTGGATTTGGTCTAAGCTACACAACTTTCGACCTGTCGTCCGACCTCTCAGTCAAGGCTTTGACAGCAAACATGGCACCTTTGGCTCGCGCTGCGAATGAGTCTTCAGTACCTCTGAGCGACCTATTCCTTCCCGTGGCGAACGCGACGATTCAAGTGGCGAACACCGGCGATCGAAGCGGCGCAACCGTTGTTCAACTCTACTTGTCACTGCCTACTGATTCGGCTCCCTCTGGCACACCTGTCCAGGTCCTTCGAGGCTTCTCAAAGGTTGAGCTAGGTCCAGGGGAGACCCGCGAGGTTGCTTTCGAGTTGAATCGTTGAGACTTCAGCTACTGGGACACTGATGCTCAGACTTGGCGCATTCCCGTAGGAGATTTTCAACTCCATGTTGGCTTCAGTTCGAGGAACCTTCTGGAACCGATCAAATTTTCGATGCTGTGAAGGGTGTCAGAAAGTTTGACATTGCCCACCATCTTTTTCAGGGTTGAATCGCTTTCTTTGAAGGCGTTCCATGAATAGTTTTCTCCTCTCTCATTATAATTATTTGTAAGAGACCGAAACGGGTTGTATCTCAGGAATTGACGAGAATTGATTCGTAATGGTACCAACGGGCGGATAGTAACAAAGCAGGAAGACGGAACTCAAATCATGTTATTTTACGACTCTCAGCTACGCGACGCTCGACTGACTACCCTAGTTCCACATACTCCCATTTTTCTGCGCATTCCTGCATAATGTTCAATTCGGAAGCTGGCCCATTCTCGAGACCAGCAAGAACTACAATCACCAGGCTCGCCTGGGCAAAGGTGACTTTGATTTGATTGATGATGCAAAAGTGCTTCACGCTCATTTCACCTTTGTCCGCCCATTTATTCCAATCATCTAGTACTTGGCACAGAGACTTAGCAAAAGCTTGTTCAGTCACCATACGAAACAATATAGTCTTTGTGGCTTCCTCCATCGTCTGCATGGCTGGGATGTGATCTCGGGAGCGCAACCAACCGAGGGTGGCCTCACGAAGCTCCGTACCTGTCATAGCAGGCGTGTGAAGAGCTTTTTCTATGCGTTTGACGTCGCTATCGAATTCAGCGCGGCGTTTCTTGCGTACTGCTATCATGATTAGCCACGATATTCGAAATTCACCTTTCTAGACGTGCATATAACACTGACTTtctatctctctctctttccaaATGTTGTTGTCTATTGGTGATGTATGTATTTGCTCTTCCTGGCTACTTCCCTCCGATTTGAGGTATTTGCGGGTAAATATGGGCGATATTTCTTCGATTCCCTTGCCATACAGTAACCTGATAACGCCTTCCGGAATGGAATCTGGCTTTGCGAGTCGGCGTATATTGGTTGGAACTCTGTAATGCAAAATTGGGGTTGAGCTTTCCGCGTACAGTGCCATTGCGCAGCTGGCGAACCAAATCCCCTGGTGACTGAGGTCATTATCGGTCCGCAGATGTTCGATGTTGAACGAGTCACATTTTCTGGAGCTTGGATACGCAGCTACCAACCCATTATTTGTCACATCGCAAGTTATTGAACCAGAGTCACTCTTTACTTCATCCGCTGGCTCCCGGTGTCTGTGATCCCGGTGGTGGTGACACGGGAGAGTGATAGATCCATGCGTAGTGAATCTCACTGGTCCATCTCTGAGGAAAGACGACCAGTCGCTCCTCGAACCTGACCGAACGAACTCAAGGGAAATTGAGCTTTCAGAGTCATGGTAGGAGGCCACCTGAAGTATCAAAGTCGACTCCTGCGGAGTGTCACTCAGAGTCATCAAGTGACGACCTCGCACCCAAAGTGGCCTTTCTTGGAGCTCACACCACCCCGTTGTATCGACTGtccagcgcttatacccattcaaatcaatcaaacaaataagtcaaacaaacagtcaaatataggaatttcagtaagtcaaacaatcaaatattctagcccatatatttagtatatttgaTCAAATCTAGAATCTAAGGGTGGGCccgaatataataataatataccgagAAAATAcggtaaaaaaggggccgcCCGGACCCGGATTCGAACACCGGACCTCCGGTATTAAAGTGGGCCCGCCGAAAAAATTTCGGCGGCTCCGGCGCAGAATCCACTGCATTATTTACACCTCTAAACGGGCTATAGAAATTTCTAGCAAATTAATCAAATATTCATcaaataagtcaaacaatcaaatatagcgcgagaaatcagccaaacaatcaaatatgaggttcatatttgatttgtttgtatgggtataagcgctgcgACTGTCACACGAGCCGACCGGTAAAGTCGAAGGATCAGATCCCAGAAACGTATTTGAGCCCGCGGTTGTCGGAGATTGTCTCCAGGTTGCGTTCTTTGGGTTCTGGTCCCAATTTGGTGCCCTTTCCATTTCAAGAATGACCAACTACCTCCGGGAATATCACCGCCTTGTAGCGGTGGAAGGTATTCTTCTCTCAATGTCGATGTCGTTGGGCTCAGATTTCTTAGAGGAATATCGTCATTTGAAACAATTGGTTGATGTTCTGTGGTATCATCACTGGGTTGTCTCTGCGGTGATTGAATACGGTACCTGGGAAACTCCACTTCAACAATGCGGTTGAAGATATCTGAGCGGAGTGGTGGAGAAATTCCGTTGCGGCGTAGCACCCGCTTGATCTTGTGCAGATGGATCAGAGTGGCAACAACATTGTAAATGATTGGAAGCAATCCAATAACCGTCAGCGGGACGCCAATGTAGGTGATGAGATCGGAGGCTGAAGGCAAACCAGAATCCCCAGAGGACATCTCGATGCAATGAACGCGGATCCTGTGAACGACCGACAAGTTTGAGCCAGGGAAGCAGAGGGTGCAAACCCGGGCTATCAAATGGACCCAAAAAAAAGCCAAGCCGAGTCTACCAACTAGATTACCGGCCGGCTTGTGATGTTTGGCAAATTCATTGGTGTGATAAAGGATATTAGCGCCAACCAGCCGTGCCAGCCTGCCGCAAAGCTGGGTGCTACAAACACATTGTTATCCCGGATCTGAAAAAGTTGATTGGATTGGTTTCGCTTGTGTAACGACACGAATCTGCCCGGCTACTGTTGGAGTGCTGTAGAGAAATCAGGCATCCAATCGGGTGGCTGCGATTATCATCATTATATATCATACCAAGGCTGGGTGCATGGCATACATATTCCAAAACCAATAAAGCATGCAATTGACCAAGAATAGCATGTATCCCGATGTTGTTTTCCAAAGCCGGTAAAGCCGGTCAGCCGGAAGCCAACATCCTCACACCAACATATTCGTGATGTAGCTCTAGCACGAACATGAAATTCCAGGCTTTACATCACCCGGCCTACTTCTACGATTCTGTGTCTGCTATTACTGTTACCTTCTTGAATACCGACCTTCAATCTTGTGTTCTATTGCGGGTAACACCTTGACCATATCTCCACGAGGATGTCGTCCACACCTCTTATAGGCCCTACTGCACACAGCGGTTGGCCATTCCTCCTTCTGCGCAGCTTTTTTCTCGCAGGAACACTGGCATATTGCGTCAGATGGTATTTGCAATATAGAAAAGTTCAGCTGGAAGAGGAAGCTATCGGAGCTCAACACGGTTGCAAGCCGGTACAGGCCACTCTACCATATAGATGGCCTTTTGCGCTTGATCTTCTCAAGCGCCAGTACGATGCGTTGCCTAGCGGCCGTTTGCTAGAGTTCCAGACACGGTATATGAAGATTGCTCCGACTCTGAGGATTGATATTCTCGGAGAAGGCTATATCATAACCGATCCTGTTAACATCGAAGCAATCTTGAGCACTCGTTTCGAGGACTTCGGCTTAGGTTCCCGCCGGATAGGGCTCATGCCCCTGCTAGGTGAAGGTATTTTCACGCAAGACGGGCCAGCTTGGCGCCACTCTCGGGAGCTATTACGTCGTCAGTTTTCACGCATCAGAGACTCCGAGCTCACGGCATTTGAAGAGCATACAGACATACTTGTCCGCGCTCTTGAGCACGAGTCACAGACGTCTACTGTTGTGGATATGCAGCCTCACTTTTTTGAGTACACATTGGGTACCACTACGCATCTTCTTTTCGGTGAGCCACATCACAGCCTTCCCGAACATGAAAGGCTTGCTCTCCGCGACAATTTCGACTATGCGACGTTGATTTCAGCTATAAGACTCCGTCTAGCCGATCTTTCCTGGCTCTATACGCCAAGGAAATTCCGAGACGCTTGCAAGGGCGTTCGGGACTGGGCCACCTTCTTCTCCGATAAAGCACTGGACTTCATGGAGGAACATGGCGAAGAAGCTGCCAtgaataaatactctttcaTTGTAGACCTCTGGCGTGATACGCATGATCGAAACATTGTTCGGGATCAGTTGTTGCACGTTCTCATAGCCGGTAGAGACACTACTGCCTGTCTTCTCAGCTGGACATTGTCAGTTCGCACACTCATGTTTCAAGCAATTTTTGGCTTGCATGCTAAGCAAGAAACAGTTTCCACCTCGTCCGCAATCCTGACTTGATAAATCGTCTGAGATCCGAGATGGCGAGCGCAGCAACCCCCAACAGTGGCATTCTTACGCGGAAACATATTCAACAACTTCCATTCCTGAGGTGTTGCCTCAATGAGAGTACGTCATGAATAGCCTATTTTACTTGCCTCGACAATTTGATTGACTCACGTTTTACCAGCACTTCGTCTGTACCCGCAACTTCCTGTCAATGTCCGCTTCGCAATCCGTACTACCATCTTGCCCCGCGGCGGTGGGCCAGATGGCGAATCACCCGTCTTACTCCGCAAAGGCGTTGGCCTCGGGTGGTCCACATATCATCTGCATCGAAACGAAGCTATATATGGTCCTGATGCTTGCGTATACCGACCGAGTCGGTGGGAAGATGGTGACTTGATCCGCAAAGCTGGGCTCGGTGGCTTCTTAGATTTTCATGGTGGACCACGCGTATGTCTCGGCAGTGAGTGCGATTGCTTCCGTACTAATATCGGTTCTCCCAAATTATCAGAGTAATGTTGACTTCTTGGACAGAGGACTATGCAATAATGGAGTCGAGCTATGCAATCGTCAAGATCCTGCAAAGATATCCTAACATTCGACTTCCTCCCGGTGTACCTAATGAGCCTGTTGGAGGGGAGAAGCAGAACCTGGGCATCGTTTTGACTAGCGCGGAAGGAACCAAGGTCTTGCTCGAATAACATGAGGTTGGAGAACAATTTCACGCCTCTTTACTTCAGCGGGGAATGATCGGGTGCCCAGTCATGGTGGCTATCATCAAATACCTGTTTGTGATATTTTATGCTGGTTACTCACTCAACTCTTCTTCTCTATGAAAGATTCGATGGTACCTTCTGCACCGTGTCAATTAATGGGCGTGGCCAAGTGAGAGACAGAAGCCCGTAGCCACATCACCGTTGAGCTGTACCACGTGCCCGCGTCCTAAGTCCGGCACATGAAGTCCATGTGCTGACAAGCTACAAGGTAGGTACTTTAGCTTACGTACATCTCTTCAGGATAATAAAGCATTGGATGAGCAGGCTATCGAAACAGGTGTGCCAGTTGCCTCGGTTGCCCCAAGACGCCGAGACGCGGAGTAGTCTTCACAGCCAGGAAGCCAACCACCGAACCAGTCTTGCAGCCGGGCCACCATCCCCCGTCTCCTTTCACCTTAGTAGATGACG from the Colletotrichum lupini chromosome 3, complete sequence genome contains:
- a CDS encoding cytochrome P450 CYP4/CYP19/CYP26 subfamilies → MKFQALHHPAYFYDSVSAITVTFLNTDLQSCPTAHSGWPFLLLRSFFLAGTLAYCVRWYLQYRKVQLEEEAIGAQHGCKPVQATLPYRWPFALDLLKRQYDALPSGRLLEFQTRYMKIAPTLRIDILGEGYIITDPVNIEAILSTRFEDFGLGSRRIGLMPLLGEGIFTQDGPAWRHSRELLRRQFSRIRDSELTAFEEHTDILVRALEHESQTSTVVDMQPHFFEYTLGTTTHLLFGEPHHSLPEHERLALRDNFDYATLISAIRLRLADLSWLYTPRKFRDACKGVRDWATFFSDKALDFMEEHGEEAAMNKYSFIVDLWRDTHDRNIVRDQLLHVLIAGRDTTACLLSWTFFHLVRNPDLINRLRSEMASAATPNSGILTRKHIQQLPFLRCCLNETLRLYPQLPVNVRFAIRTTILPRGGGPDGESPVLLRKGVGLGWSTYHLHRNEAIYGPDACVYRPSRWEDGDLIRKAGLGGFLDFHGGPRVCLGKDYAIMESSYAIVKILQRYPNIRLPPGVPNEPVGGEKQNLGIVLTSAEGTKVLLE
- a CDS encoding glycosyl hydrolase family 3 N terminal domain-containing protein; amino-acid sequence: MALSVRSQSIIYLLLTLRAIENTEMRSTVFSALLCAGLASAVANTFVNWDTAVSKANAILAELTLEEKTAIVTGANPLTGLGCIGSIGAIPRLNFSGICYSDGWSGVNRADLTSVFPAGLTAAATWDADLMYRRAVAIGEEFRAKGMHACLGPVAGPLARHPLGGRVWEGFSPDPYPTGIAMDRSIRGLQSVGVQSITKHFIGNEQETQRTNVTLPDGSNIDAVSTNMDDRTLHELYLWPFMDAINAKPAAVMCSYNRFNQTYTCEHSKLLTGILRDELGFEGYTVSDWYATHSTAASINAGLDMEMPGTTVPGQGTSWFGSHVKDAVQDGSVSTNRLDEMVRRILTQYYLLGQDDSSFPSLDPSTLSVIATQYQQNLGDLVSNTPARDVRGDHAKLIREIGAAGVVLLKNNDTLPLMTPMNIGVFGNDAGDLTDGLIYQDPPATNVGFEYGTLDIGGGSSSVRHTYVVTPLDAIKERAKGFGARLQYILNNERLAAGDFHSIYPVPDVCIVFLKTFAAEGFDRVSFEADWNSTTVVTQVANMCNNTVVITHSVGVNTMPWASHPNVRAIIAAHLPGEQTGNSIADVLWGDVNPSGRLPYTIPKTEAGYDIPVTNLTSDEVSSPGAWQANFTEGLNIDYRHFDAEGIEPLYEFGFGLSYTTFDLSSDLSVKALTANMAPLARAANESSVPLSDLFLPVANATIQVANTGDRSGATVVQLYLSLPTDSAPSGTPVQVLRGFSKVELGPGETREVAFELNR